TGtaatttcttttgttctgTCTTGGGCATTTTGGCGTCCTCGAGAATTCACAATGTCAAATCTTTTATTCTTCATTACAAACTCTATAGTATGAATGACAAATGTTTCAAATCGACAGGAGACTTGAGAAGATCCTCTTTTTTAATGATCTGATATTAATAGAGTTGAATCCGTATATTTTATCAGATGGGAGATTTTGGATTTCTAACTTCTTTCTCATCTTTTATGTTTTAGGGAGTGGCGTAACAAGTTTTCATTTCACTACAATTTTAACGCCATTCGAGTGAATATTTTTAGTTTCTTATTCAAGTATTGGTATTCTTCAATATGATTTTGGATATTTTTTGCACAGGTCTGAAATACGATACTGAACTTTTTGCTCTGATAataaaatttgtcaaagagaTGGGTGGTGAAATTCCTTTAGGTTATATTTTATTCCCTTATTAACTTCATGCGATTTTGTACTATGCAGCTTCCTTGCGGCGTGCTACAGCGGCAGCAGCAGCGTGTGCGAAGGATCCACCTTAGCAACCAGGAAGCGCAGCGGCAGTTCGATATTGAGAAAGCGCAGCAGTATACGCAGAACATTACCAAGCGTCCTAGACACAGCGCAGGCGCATTTAACAGCATAGACATAAGCAATTTGCTCAGAACTTGAATTAGACTGATAACGTAACTAGCCATGTCTGATAGCGGTGCTTTAAAAGAAGAACAGCAAACTCCGAGTGATACCAATAACAACACTAACGGGTCTAGTGacagtggtggtggtggtgctgatGAAAACAACATTTGTCGGGATTACCAGAGGGGCGTATGCAACCGAGGTGGCAAGTGCAAATTCCGACACCCAGAGGGGATGGGGATAGAGCTCCAGAGCCCTCCCATGATCTGTCGGGATTACCAGAATGGCAAGTGCAATCGTTCAACCTGCAAGTATATGCACATTAGCAATGATGACGAGAAGGTGTACCTACGCACCGGGGTGCTGCCCCCAAGGGCGCGGTTCTCAGCCGCCCCCATGCCTCCTGCACCCATGATGCGACCTGCTATGAGCTATCCCCACTTTGGTCACCCGACTAGAGCAGGCCGCTCCGATCCCATCTGCAAGGATTTCCTGAATAACAAGTGCTCAAGGGGGAACCTGTGCAAGTTTCGCCACGCCTTTGAAGATGACAAAGGCTACGGAGGAGGCTATGGTGGTCCCATGGACGACTTCAGTCGTAAGCGCCGACGTGATTCATCAGGGGAAGGAGGGGACTACCTCCAACTTAAAGATGAAAATGAGAGGCTTCATCGCCAAGTAGCTGATCTCCAAAAACAGATTTCTGATTTGAAGGCAACCAATGAGGTCCTTCTAGAGCAAAATGCACGCTACCGGAACCAGGCCAACTCGGCAAGCAGTAGTTACTACAGTGGCTCCAAGTCTCCAGCCTCCTCAAGCTACCCTCCACGAGATACCAGCTACAACAGTGGCACATACTCCAGCAGCGGCGGGGGCGGCGGCAGCAGCAGCTCATATGGCGCTGGGGTTGGTGCTTATAACGCTAACGCTTATAACAGCGGATCCGCAAGCTATACATCTGGCACTGGTTACACTAAGTTTGAGTAGGAACTTTTCAAGTTTAACAGGCTTTTTCCACATGAAGTTCACTAGAGCATATGTCAGttccaaaagacttcatggtTACTGTGACTTTGAGTACTCTGAAAACTCTCGCCAAATTTTTAAGATTCCCAAAATACAAAGATTGATTAGAATTCTGTCAATCAAGTTTTGATTTTTGCCAGAATATGTTTTGCACCTTCATTTTGGTCAATGTATTGCAGGGCGATAGATTGGTTGGAAGCCATCAAATTGTTGACCAATGAAAACAGTTCAAAGCTTTTGGCTGACAGCAGCCTAAAAGCATTTTGTGATTTAGAATTTATATGGGCGAGCTTGCAGAACTTTCCAGATTCTCAGTAATGTTGATGTTGAAAACTTTGAtaatttgtacaaaatgtcatTCTCCATGCATTATTTTATACTCTTATAACAGCTGAATGAAGCTGTGATTCCAAGTCTTTATGGacttagaatatttttttcatcaaagGCCATGATAGACATATGAGGCTTGCATCCCAGGACTTCTCTTTCtatgtatttttgttttctaagGACTTCTGCATATGGGTTGTACACTATATCAAAGGGAACTGCCTTTACTGACTGCATTTTTAATACAGCATGTATATGTCAGTCTGTCCATAAATAACATTGATGGCTTGAATTGAACAGATATCATAATTTTATTCCTATAAATCCTTCCAGGATCCTATCTATAACAAGTGGATTCGTGTCTCGTTGATTTGCTTAAGTACTCAGAACTCAAGAAAGCAAAGTATATTAGTTTGATAGATGTATGTTTTGTAATGTCTGCCCATTAAGTTTTGGCTTCATTGTAACACATTATAATATTGTGACACATGAACTTACCTATAAAAATGAGATtctctgttttcttttgttcttgATCAGATATGGTTTGGTATAAAATTGTTGGTTTTTCTCCTAGGCCAAACAGGTTATTTTGGTATAAATTTGTTGGTTTTTCTCCTGGGCCTAATATGTTGTTTTGGTATAAAATTGTTGGCTTCTTCCTGGGCCAAACAGGTTATTTTGGTATAAAATTGTTGGTTTTTCTCCTGGGCCAAATATGTTTTGGTATATAAAATTGTTAGCTTTTTTCCTGGGTCAAATATGTTATTTTGGTATGAAATTGTTGGCTTTTGTCCTGGGACAAATATGTTATGTGGGTATAAAATTGCTGGCTTTCGACCTGGGACGAATATGTTGTTTGGGTATAAAATTGCTGGCTTTTGTCCTGGGACAAACATGTTGTTTTGGTATAAAATTGTTGACTTATTGGTGACTGATTttctttctataaaatatcGTTAATAAGGTATCGTTAAATAGTTCAATCATGGGTGGTTATTCTTGCAAGTAAGCCGATGAGTCTATTTTTCCACAGCAATGTCCAGTCCAGAACTATAACTATGATTGCAAACCATTAcccaagaaataaaacaaagatgATTGCTACATTATTTTAAACCAAGGCAAACACAGCCACAGAGGAGACACAGGGATTCTTTAGAAATCAGTGGGCTTCAGTGAATACTGCAGTGTACTTACATGCAGAAGCTATTGTTAGAGAGAAGCAGGAAATCATAAATTCTGTATAGATCCGTAATCTTTTCAGTAGCTATTATCGTGGCCACCACTTAGACCAAAATAGCTTACTGGGTATGTAACGGCATGCAGCTCGGGGTGGGCACACGGGTTGTGTCCCTTCCACTCAACCATCAAAAAGtagtctttttttaaatatacttACTTTACATAATATCTATACTGCACATCACCCTTACAGCTAATTagattgtttgttatggttTTCAGACTTTAGCTTTCCTTTTCTTGACATACAATGCCTttaattaaataatttcttttgtttaataaaataaagtctACAAACAATTTGTTTTGGTTCTAtttctcttataaaaaaaaaaacagagaaaccATGAAACAAAGGGTTAATGATCAGATCTTGGAGCCCACGTCTTTTTGCAGCATTTTTTTCCAATCggcatttgttttttttcttttctcgtcCTATATCTCTTAATAATATAGAATTTCATACGTTGTGTTTCATTCTTTTTGACCTTCGAATAAATTGAAATTATAATTCAATAAACTCACTAGGTATAAGGATTATACATGGTAAGACTTTCTAGCCAAACGAGTCTTCGCTATCAAGCTCTTACCTTGCATATCGAGTCAgataaaatagcaaaaaaaagagaagcTTCTTTGAAATCTCCCACATTTGttagaatgttttttaaggTTCTGTTGAAATATTCCACAAAACTAGGACATCTTTAGGGGGTAAGCACTTATATAGATCCCATCTCCTGAATTTTAATCGATGGTTGGTATCTCTGCCTATATGTGAACACAAAGAGGAAACAACCATTTTAGTTGTTTCCTCATTcacattatattttattttggagATGTCCATCAAATTAATTATGAaagatttatctatttatataCAATATAATGTTACAGTTTATATATTGATCGATTAAAcatttttatctatttatttgttgttttattaagtcttaataaaacaacaaataaatgaaagtTATTTCAAGTTTGTGACTTCTGTTGTACAAgtaaactttttggtaattttttctaaaatgattGCAAAGGGCATTATAGCATTCATCATTAAAAAACCTTCAGCATGAgcacttttgttttatttcagaaTGTAATTTCTGAAATAAAACCATTGGCGCTTGGAGTCAGCATGCTCACATAATAGCCAGAAACGTTTGGCTTGAGTCTTCCCCTAAAAAGGTCATATCACTTCCCCAAATGTGATGTCGTCCGGAACAGAATAGGGCCCACTCTATCCAAGAGACTGGAGACCCTGCAGAGCAGACGAGCAGTGAAGCTAGTGACGCGTGGACGAGAGCAAGATCCAAGCAACTGCGATGGATGTCACTGACCGACAGGCGTAAAATGCATGTCTTGGTAATCACATACAAATCTCTCAACAAAAATATCAAGAGAACTAGATATGTTCAATGTGATAAATCGCATTATCTTTACAGCTTTTTCCCTAGAACCATTAGAGACTGAAATTTTTTACCTAGTCATATTCAGATCATTCAGAATACCCcatctattttatcttttaatgAACACTGCACCGCAACCAATAGACATGAATGgtttaatttattattattattttatttattattatcattataattaattatttatttacttttaacAGCGCagatctttttaaatattctaTGTATATATGTAATGTTTAcgtattatttatatatttttgttataccAACTCGATGAAAGTAGATGTAGATAAACGTAGACAGCTATGCCACAAAAGGTGAGAGCAACACCGTCTAGCTCTCCCCAAAACTCGAActgaattttataaaaaaaaaactgaggtTGATGGAGCCAAATTGTTTAATAATTTGCCTGCAGGGATGATCACTTCTAGATCTCTTAGGTCATTTAaagaccaagcaaaaaaaaaaatacacttttCAAAGAATAGTTACAGTAGTGGGGATTTAGATgttaaatttttaaattttaggttgtttttgtatttttcaaattgtaAAATTGTAgcatatacttttttttgggggggggagggatacatttttctttttccttttaaatTTTGCTATCCAGGTCACCCATTAATATCATATTACctagaaaaatattattaaatgaataaataaaaatggaaaTAACAGTCCATAAGTCCACCCTCTTGACTGTTTTGGAGAATGGGAGTTCAGATTTCAGTTATCTTGGCACAAGTTGCGTATCCACTTAGAACTCAGACAGTCTCTTCTGTAATGCTTGGATATCTATTGCAAAGTTGATCTTTTGTGCCACCTCTAGTGCCATTTTCCCATACACCATTGCTTGCTGGTACATCTGGTGACCATTATCTGGCCGTAAAACTAAGTTCCCCGGATGTTGATCGCGGGACTTTGAGCTAAGTAAACAGGATTATCATTGCTGAGAGTCATACTTAATTTGGAATTTTAACCCCGTATTTCGTCGTGGAAAGATTTGCTATTCGACACGAGACGGGGAGACTCGATTCTCCCAACTATTGTACTGAAGTGAGTTACATACTAGCCTGCGGGGGGACTGGGGAGGGGGACTGCTTCAAGGTTTAAGTCAAAATGCTCTGGGTGTTTGGGAATAAACTAGAGGTAATCTTAATGCCTATGCCTATTGATTTCATCTACTCTAACCCTAAAGTTTGGGTCCATTCTCAATATAAGTTAAACATTTTGTTCTTCACAGTCCTTTGTTGCTAATAATTAAACTCATGCCTTcctttcattttttctttttactgggatacctgtggtagcccagtcataTTAATGCAActggtttattttattttatatcttttGTCAACCCGAGAAATCTGCAATGTGCGATTTATATTTAGTGTTCTCACTATGATCTTACCGATACAAATTGCATATGACAGAATATCGACTATTGCGTGAAATAACAAAGCACATATGCGCTTAGTGATGTTGTCTTAGCATTTCACAACGGGATGTTTAATCGCCTTGCAGAttagaaaggaaataaatggTGATCCTAGTATGACATCTCTACCCCTATAACTAAGCGAAATATACTGGTTCCGCCGGTTCCGCTGCCGCAAGCTGAGGTagtcgccatcttggaatTTAGAATTTCATATATCTACGATTTATGTATTTGTGCAGAATCAAGGCCTAATTGGCGATTTAATGGCTGAAAACTTTCCATAGCTTTACTTTTTCTAAGAACACATGCTTTCTTTAGataagttttgttttcttcctaAAATACCTTTATTCCTCATTGAATGCCATTATGGAACAATTTCATGGAGCAACTAGAGAATTGTGTTGTCTTTGTAGTGTTGCTGGTCTTGAtccttgaaaaaaatgttcccTCTACATACCTAAGGGATAGTATTTGGTAGAATTTTAAACCgtgaaaaatagaaaatcaCCCTGTCTACTTTCAatgagtacccccccccccccccccaacttgGAGAGATGATGCttcttacctttcttgcccGAATCAATGTTGCGATATTTACAACGAGACTCAAGattatacatatatttttattacaatcaaAGGCGGTGTTTTTATGACAGAAAAGTCTTTGTCTTACAAGTGACAATACATGGGCCTAAACAAATTGCAGATGCACATTCAATccctcaggtatcccagtcaaccctgcgcgcaTGGTCTAGTTCTTTCTAAGATAAAACCTCTTTTTTATTGAATATGTTTTTTATGAAACAtttgcaattaaaaaaaaaaaaaaaaactagaggATTCAAGTTCTTCTTGTGTTGGTGGGGTTTAAGATAACATTACAGAAAACACATTTAAGATTTAATTACTGAATTCTATTACAGTTCCAGCTCTGCTGTGGCTTTGTTCTCTATGCTAGCCTATGCCCTCTACTCCCAAAGAGATGGCATACATGATGACACTAGACTTTTCATGAAATATATCCTGATATATTTCAGGATTTCTATATAGCCCTCTCATTTGacgccaaaatatttttgtctaaACAATATAGGAcgttttataaaagaaatattttcaaaaaagagTGTTCTTGTAATTCTAAACCATTCTACTTCTATCGGGGCTTCCCCTGCTCAATGGACCGTACGACTTCCGCTCTGTTCGCATTAATTATCTAGCTCGCAATATTACTTTAAAACCGAAATTGTGGCAAGCGGAAGTTAACGCTTCTACTGATTTCACGGTTGTATGCGGAAGTAGAGCAAATTCAGAAGACACTTTGCACAATGTAGATTTTTAGATAGTCATTTTTGATAGCGATGGAACGGTTCAAGCACCGTTCAAGCCCGTTTAAGAGCTGCGGATTGTGTTTTCTCAGACTGGTCACACAACGCCTGCACAATGATCAAGACAATGGAAACAGGTGACGTCAAATGACTAAATATGGAGAGTTGTATATAGCACCGTAGGAGTCAAAGATTGACTCAGTTTAGACACGGTGTACGGTGTGTAAAAGCAAGCACAAAATCGCGATGAAGTTTGCCGGAATTCATTGCACAAAGAGAGGCCTGAGGAAATAGCAAAGTACTGGATGATATATATGTTGATTACTGCTGAAGGTATGTTTTGTAGAAGCTATGCAGCTTCGTTGCTTTCGTTACACTTTGGTAATTACTAATTGCGAATACAAACAACTAGACGCCATGTTACACCAATTAATAAGATGTGTTCTCTATTCTTTaggttatttatttatttcggATACTGGAGAATTCTATATCATCTACTTGGGCGTAATACTAAGCCCGATCACGTCGAGTTTTGTTTATTACTAATTAATAGCGGTTGTTTTGTGCACCTCACACCATATGATATGGCTTACAAGAAGCGCGACATAGATGTCTTTTTGAGGTCACCCCTTTTCGATCTGCTTTTGCGGAATATTCGGCTAGTTCGCATTCCTTCGTGTTCATGTTTCACGGGTCTGACTGCCCCTGCTGTATTTCTACTCACGTTAAAACTTGACAAGTCTCGACACATAAGCTCACCCGGAAGTAATCGAATATCCATGCAAAATTTAGAGGCTGTGACGACCAGGTTTGTGGTACCCTCCTTTGTAAAGCGGCAACCCACACAACAGCTATTTTATCCCTACAATTTAGATCAGTTATATGTGCACAACGTCTGAAGCAAATCGGTTTTGGCAGCAATCGTATGGATTCCCGCCTGAACCATTCCGAGTACTCTTGTTGAAAAGAGCTGATGAGACAACATGGAGTCGCTCAAGCAAGAACGAACTTCGATCCATTGTTTGGCGTGATTTTGCTATAATTCTGTAGCTTTTTGATGGATAAATTGCATAATAGTAAGAAAAACAAGTGACATTTAAGGTCTCTATATGCAGAATCATCTTTATTTTGGCATAAATTTATTCAGACAgacaaataacaaataaagcGCAGACAAAAGTGCAATTTACAGTGTGTTGCCCCCATTACGGACGGTTTTAGCATTTCATAGCTTTTTAGG
The DNA window shown above is from Nematostella vectensis chromosome 15, jaNemVect1.1, whole genome shotgun sequence and carries:
- the LOC5512913 gene encoding zinc finger CCCH domain-containing protein 10, which produces MSDSGALKEEQQTPSDTNNNTNGSSDSGGGGADENNICRDYQRGVCNRGGKCKFRHPEGMGIELQSPPMICRDYQNGKCNRSTCKYMHISNDDEKVYLRTGVLPPRARFSAAPMPPAPMMRPAMSYPHFGHPTRAGRSDPICKDFLNNKCSRGNLCKFRHAFEDDKGYGGGYGGPMDDFSRKRRRDSSGEGGDYLQLKDENERLHRQVADLQKQISDLKATNEVLLEQNARYRNQANSASSSYYSGSKSPASSSYPPRDTSYNSGTYSSSGGGGGSSSSYGAGVGAYNANAYNSGSASYTSGTGYTKFE